A window of the Phaenicophaeus curvirostris isolate KB17595 chromosome 9, BPBGC_Pcur_1.0, whole genome shotgun sequence genome harbors these coding sequences:
- the NANOS1 gene encoding nanos homolog 1 — MEAFPGAALEQHRPLPPVERLQGARFGGHGACGNVFNSWNDYLGLATLITKAVRPGKGFSAETPSAGAAAEEEEEEEEEEEAAGPYFEGALDLHELDLCGHHHHHHPRLLEERLAEPGGPAAVVLGCSGQPGTRGGSWGGVVVAGRLPSHPRSRLLRPDLQVCVFCRNNKEAVALYTTHILKGPDGRVLCPVLRRYTCPLCGASGDNAHTIKYCPLSKMQAAKQLKHARTALGKKGR; from the coding sequence ATGGAGGCTTTCCCGGGAGCCGCGCTGGAGCAGCACCGGCCGCTGCCGCCCGTGGAACGCCTGCAGGGCGCCCGCTTCGGCGGCCACGGCGCTTGCGGGAACGTCTTCAACTCTTGGAACGACTACCTGGGGCTCGCCACGCTCATCACCAAAGCCGTGCGCCCCGGGAAGGGCTTCAGCGCCGAGACCCCCTCGGCGGGGGCCGcggccgaggaggaggaggaagaggaggaggaggaggaggcggcggggccgTACTTCGAGGGCGCGCTGGACTTGCACGAGCTGGACCTGTGCGggcatcaccaccaccaccacccgaGGCTGCTGGAGGAGCGGCTGGCCGAGCCCGGCGGCCCCGCCGCGGTGGTGCTGGGCTGCTCGGGGCAGCCCGGGACGCGGGGCGGCTCGTGGGGCGGCGTGGTGGTGGCGGGGCGGCTGCCCTCGCACCCGCGCTCCCGCCTGCTCCGGCCCGACCTGCAGGTCTGCGTCTTCTGCAGGAACAACAAGGAGGCCGTGGCCCTTTACACCACCCACATCCTCAAGGGACCCGACGGGCGCGTCCTCTGCCCGGTGCTGCGGCGCTACACCTGCCCCCTGTGCGGGGCCAGCGGGGACAATGCCCACACCATCAAGTACTGCCCCCTCTCCAAGATGCAGGCGGCCAAACAGCTCAAACACGCCCGGACAGCCCTGGGCAAGAAGGGCCGCTAG